gagagagagagagagagagagagagagagagagagagctaacCACTCATGAATTAGTTTGaacttttcttaaatttttatctGGCTGagctaattaattaattactcGTGATTTTATTTAAAGTCACTCTACTGACAACTTGGGTTATGGAGAGCGATAAAGGCGATAAGGGCGATTCTAGGGTTCTCGGTGACGGCGAGCATGATACGACCATGGATGACTTGGTGGAGCAAGGGCGCCCCCCGGGGGATCCTCCGGACATGACGGGCTCGTGGGTGAAGAAGGTTACGGGTTCGAATGCTGGAGGGATGCCAAATCCGGAGGAACTGATCGATGATGCGTTCGTTTCAGAGAGAGTCAGGCTGGAACTTCCGAATGGAGAAGAGGGGGAGCCGGTGATCACTATTGAACAGGAGGTGCTGGAAGCCATGAATGGACTATGGAAGCACTGTATGATCGTGAAAGTTTTGGGGAGGGTTACTTCAATTGCGGCTCTGATCAGGAAGCTTCGTGAGATGTGGAAGCCAAAGGGTTCGATGTACGTAATGGACCTTCCGCGACAATACTTTATGATAAGGTTCGGAGATGAAGATGAGTACTTGGCGGCGCTTGCAGGGGGACCTTGGAGGGTTTTCGGGAGTTACCTTGTGGTACAAGCATGGACACCATCTTTTGATCCTCTAAGCGATGACATCGTGACGACCCCTGTGTGGATACGATTGGCAAATATCCCTATCAATTTCTATCACAAATCCATCTTGATGGGAATTGCTAAGGCGTTGGGAAAACCGGTTAAAGTGGATTTAACGACTTTGAACTTCGAAAGGGCAAGATTCGCCAGGATTTGTGTTGAGGTGAACCTGCAGAAACCTTTGAAGGGCTCGATATTAATCAATGGGGACAGATACTTTGTATCATATGAAGGTCTACCGCAAATTTGTTCAAGCTGTGGGATGTTTGGTCATTTGGTGCATATGTGTCCGAAGGTTATTCAAGAGCGTGCAGCCATTGAAAGGGCTTCTCAAGAACAGAGAATCATATCGGTGGATGTACACCAGAGTATCAACGGTAATCCGGGTCGAACACGTCAGGCAGATGACGGTTTCACGCCGGTGCGTAACAAATCTGGGAAGAGGGGAGAAAGCTCGAGGAGTAAGACGGCGGCAGGAAACCAAAGAGAGGGTTCCGGTCGAAATCTCCGGGAGATCCCTCAAAATAAGGAAACTCCGAATATTTTGGTATCAAACAGTTTTGGAAGATTGATGGAGGATTTGGAATCTCCGGAGATAAGGCAAGAAGCGGTTGGTCAAGGCGAGAATAAGGAGAATGAGATTATTAAGGAAAATGCGAATATTCAGATTCACAAAAATCAGACGATGAGTGTAAATCGCGAATCTGGGGTGATTTTTTCGGCGGGAAACTCAAATGAGACTCGGCCCAAGGTTAATCCACTGGCAGTAAAAAAGAATGGGGGGAGTTACAAAGGCCCGGACAATAAAATCACAAAGCCCAAATCAGTTGTGAAGTCGAGGCCCATGAGAGGGCTTGTGTTTGGCCCAACCGGTGGAGGGATCGAATTGTCGAGCAACGGGAAACGATTGAGAGTTGAGAAGGAGAACCTGGGGAGAGCTGGTGGTCCCTTTCTACAGGATTGCTCCGTTAGGATAGATGGTGATCTTCCCCAATTGGCTGAGGGTTTCACGGAGTCGAACCCGACCATGGGCGTGGTGGATGCGAATTTGGAGAAAGATGCAGGTATGCAGGAAGCTCCATTGGAGACAACGGAGTCTCATGAGGCATAACAGTTGTCCCCGGCTTTTCTTACCAAGTGGTGTATCTTAATGATGAAGATTCTTATGTGGAATTGCCGGGGGGCGAATAAACCCAATTTCCGACGTTCTATCCGTTACTTATTGAAGAAATATGTTACTGATGTTCTCGCAGTTTTTGAGACCCACGCAGGAGGAGATCGTGCTGGGCGTATATGTCAGAACTTAGGTTTTGATCAGAATTTTCGTGTGGATGCGGTAGGGCAGAGTGGAGGTCTATGGCTTTTGTGGAAATCTGAGGTGGGAGATGTTGAAATCGTGAAGCACTCCGATCAGTTTATTCACGCTAGAATCAGTAAAGGATTGGATATCCTAAACTTGGTGGCTGTCTATGCAGCACCGTCTGCAACCAGGCGTGGTGGACTCTGGGACCAACTCAAGGAAATAGTTGTGTCAGCGAGAGAACCAGTCGTTATTGGTGGGGATTTTAACACGATCCTTCGGCTTGATGAAAGGATGGGTGGAAGTGGGCGTCTTTCACAAGATTCCTTGGCGTTTGGGAACTGGATAAACGCCAGCTCTCTCATTGATATGGGATTCCGAGGTCAGCAATTCACATGGAAGAGAGGGCGTTCGGAGAGTCTCTTCATTGCGAAGCGTCTGGATCGTGTTCTCTGTTGTCCCCATGCTCGTCTCAAATGGCAAGAGGCAACAGTTACACATTTACCTTTTCTTGCGTCTGATCATGCTCCTTTATACGTTGATTTGGAACCGATAGTACAGAGGAACAAGAGTCGCCGTACCTTTCCGCTTTGAAGCGGCATGGCTAACTCATGAGGGGTTTAAGGATCTATTGAGAACTTCGTGGGATAGCAACGTGGACACGAGATTGGCCCTAAAGAAACTTCAAGGAGTTTTGAAACGATGGAATAGGGAAGTGTTTGGTGATGTtcagagaagaaaagaaaaactgcTGAGCGAGATCCTGGAAGTACAAAAGCTGATTGAAAATAACCCATCGGACGAGCTGCTGCAGAAGGAGAGTAGCTTGATGAATGAGTTTGATGTAGCGTTGGAGCAGGAGGAGATCATCTGGTATCAGAAATCTCGTGAAAAGCTCCTCACTCACGGAGATCGTAATACAAAATTCTTTCACACATCCACGATCATTCGAAGAAGGAAGAACAAGATCGAGATGTTAAAGAATGCGGAGGGTCAATGGCTGACGGATGAGGAAGAACTAGAGAAGTTGGCTATCACCTACTACAAGAGACTTTACTCtttggatgatgtggagcagtCAGTGGAAACGCTACCTCGGGGGAGCTTTGCGACGTTGTCACACGCAGACAAACGAGATCTGCAACGGCCTTTTACAGCTGATGAGATAGAGACAGCGATCAGAAGCATGGGGAGCTTCAAAGCCCCAGGCCCGGATGGGTTTCAACCAGTGTTCTATCAACGTTGCTGGGATACGGTGGGAAGCTCGGTTATCCAGTTTGTGCTTGATTTCTTCAGGACAGGTGAATTGCCTCAGAACACAAACAATGCAGTCTTGGTGCTTATCGCGAAGGTTGTGAGACCAGAGAGAATAATGCAATTCAGACCAATAAGCCTTTGCAATGTTTTGTTCAAAACGATCACAAAGACATTGGTGGGGAGGATGAAAGGGATCATGAACAAAATCATTGGGCCAGCTCAATCAAGCTCTCTTCCAGGTAGACTTACCACTGATAATATAGTGGTAGTCCAGGAAGCAGTCCACTCGATGCGCCGGAAGAAGGGCAGAAAGGGGTGGATGTTGTTAAAACTTGATTTGGAAAAGGCTTTCGACAGAATACGCTGGGACTTTTTGGAAGATACACTGCAAGCTGCCGGGTTTCCTGATAATTGTGTCGGGTGGATTATGCAATGTGTTACAGGTCCATCGATGAGTTTGCTGTGGAATGGGGAGATGACTGATAGTTTTCAGCCGCTGAGAGGGTTGCGGCAGGGAGACCCTCTGTCCCCATATCTCTTTGTTCTGTGTATGGAACGGCTTTGTCACCTTATTGAGAGAGCTGTAGTGGGGAAGAACTGGAAGCCTATACAGCTGTCAAGAGGAGGACCGCAGTTATCTCACATCTTGTTCGCCGATGACCTTATACTTTTTGCGGAGGCTTCAGTGGCTCAGATACGTGTCATCAGAGGTGTTCTGGAAAGATTCTGCATAGCATCAGGCCAGAAAGTCAACTtggaaaaatctaaaatattctTCTCTTCGAATGTTTCTCGGGAGTTGGGAAGAATGATTAGCAATGAGAGTGGAATTCAATCCACATGTGATCTGGGGAAATATCTCGGTATGCCTGTGCTACAGAAGCGGATCAACAAAGACACCTTCGGTGAGGTTCTTGAGAGAGCATCATCTAGGCTAACAGGGTGGAAGAGTTGTACTCTGAGTTTTGCGGGCCGTTTGACACTTACCAAATCGGTATTGTCATCGATCCCAGTACATACTATGAGTACTATTATGCTTCCACAGAGTACTCTAGATAGTCTGGATAGATTGGCGCGTAACTTTCTCTGGGGGAGCTCCTCTGACCGACGAAAACTTCATCTTGTGGCATGGGATAAAGTCTGTCAGCAGAAAAGTGAAGGAGGGTTGGGGATCCGACGTTCAAAGGAGATGAACAAGGCCTTGATCGCGAAAGTTGGATGGCGAGTTATGCATAACACGCACAGTTTATGGGCACAGGTGGTGAGGAAGAAATATCACGTTGGTGATCTTAAAGATACGAGATGGATGATAGCGAAAGGAACTTGGTCTTCTACTTGGAGAAGTGTGGGGCTCGGTCTGCGAGATGTAGTGGTGAGAGGACAGAGATGGGTGCTTGGAGACGGAAGACAGATTAAGTTTTGGGCTGATTCATGGTTAACAGATGAACCGTTACTACTGTCGATCACATCTGCCCTGCCTCAAGGGCTGGAAAATACACTAATCAAGGATCTATGGCAAGCCGGGAGTGGTTGGGACTTCGAGAACATTGCTCCGTATCTTGCAGAAGACAAAAAGACTTGAGCTCCTTGCAGTTGTTCCTGATCAGATAACAGGAGCAAAGGATATAATAGCTTGGAAAGGAACTACGAATGGAAGCTTTTCTATTAAGTCCGCCTACAGGCTCTTAACTTCTGTTGATTCGCCAAGACAGAGTATGGAGAAGTTCTATAAACGTATATGGACGGTTGTGGCTCCGGAGAGGGTGCGATGCTTCTTATGGTTAGCTGGACAACAGGTCATCATGACCAATTGCGAGAGATATAGAAGACATCTTGGTGCTACAGATACGTGTGAAGTCTGCAAGGGAGCTCCAGAGACGGTCTTGCATATTCTTCGAGATTGCCCGGCTATGGAGGGAATATGGAATCGCGTGGTCCCGAGGGATAAGAGACAGATTTTTTTCACCCAGTCGCTACTTCAATGGCTGTTCACGAACCTGGGAGAAAATCATATGGTAGGAGAGAGCCCATGGGCAACTTTTTTTGCAGTAACGGTGTGGTGGACGTGGAAATGGAGATGTGGAAATATCTTTGGGGACACTCGTCTGTGCAGAGACCGAGTGAAATTCGTTAAGGAGAAAGCAGCAGAGGTGTCCAAAGCAACCTGCGCTTTAGGAAGTACAAAGCACTCTCACCGACGCGAGGAAAGAAGGATAGCGTGGACAGCTCCGCTTGACGAGTGGGTTAAACTCAATACAGACGGGGCGTCGCAGGGAAATCCAGGCGCTGCAACTGCAGGTGGGGTGTTGCGAAACAGGTTTGGTGATTGGTGCGGAGGTTTTGCACTAAATATTGGCCGATGCTCTGCTCCACTGGCGGAATTGTGGGGAGTTTATTACGGTCTAGTAGTGGCATGGGAGAGGGGCATCACGAGGTTGGAGTTAGAGGTTGATTCAGCAGTTGTCGTTGGATTTCTTAAGGCAGGAATTGAGGAAACTCACCCACTGTCGTTCCTGGTACGTATGTGCCACGGCTTACTTTCAAAGGACTGGATTGTCCGGATTGGTCACGTGTATAGGGAAGCTAACTGTCTTGCCGATGGGTTAGCCAACTATGCTTTTACTTTGCTTTTAGGCATTCATATTCTTAATTCTGTTCCACCTGATGTAATTTCGATTCTTGAGGATGATGTTTTAGGCGTCTCTCGTCCTAGACATGTTGTGATTTCGTAgtcttttgaatttttaataatatagggAGGCTTTGTCTCCCTTTTgcccaccaaaaaaaaaaaaaaaaaaaagacaacttgGGTTAATTAAAAGTACCTACAGGAAGATTGTCAATAAGTTATGACGGTGTTCATTGCTTGTTTCTGTTGATGAAAAAAAGGCTGGCTAGTGTATGAGTCGTGACCGTGTTTAGGTGAAATAAACCTTTCATCAGGCGTTATTCATAAAGGCTATAACTTATTCAAAATtacattaattttgttttttgttttcaagagggtgattcaaaaagttttttaaGCTGGCAAGGCATTTAGAAGTgccttttttccttttttatttatttcgagTTAGCAATAACATTGGCCGGGGCAcatatgtgtatttttttttcttaactagTGATGCAGTCTAAAGTATACCATAATCTCAAatcaaaatgttaaattttttatatttgaaatgatactataacaaaatatttagtaGTGCAATTTATGTTCTGTAACTGGATTAGCTACAACGGTTGAGAACGAAAATCAgattatttaagaatatatgaTTGATCTATCAGAATACGTCGGTTTAGGTGGTCGAAGCGAAGGTAGTACCATGAGAACTGAGTCTAGATAAGTTTTGGTCGAGTAAAGTTTGTAATCAAAAATATATCCCCTTTTCgggttttaaaaatttataatattatacttaaaagaaaaaacaatttatgCACCCTCCTCATCGTCACAAATAATAAAACACCTAAAcataaatacatttttgttggaactaggcctgggcattttacccggatcTGAAGACCCGatccgaaaccgacccgaaaaacccggTCCGAGTAGGAACCGATccgatcaaattaccctatcgggtcttgttgtagaggacccgcgggtcttggacccgacccgacccgaacccgaaacccGGCGGATAcccgaattaataatataaattaaataaaatgaatcaatggGGAGTCGAAGACGGGTTATTTGTCTACAGAGTAAAGGGGTCAGCCACTAGGAGACAATCAATTATTGTTCTATCTcgcatagtttagtatatatacacattttaatataataaaaacacaaattttaaataaaatgtcaaatattttcggatatattaatattttcagatttttttgtatttttaggtattttttaggtcgaacccgaaccgaacccgacccagaaccgaaccgataaattctagttacccgaatgggtccaactatataagacccaacccgacccggacccgatacgacccgaaccgacccggaaccgaaaatttgaaattatccTATCGGGTCCTAAACTCCTAGATCCGAAAGACTCGGACTCGAAAGAACCCGGCCCAAACCCGACCCGACGACCCGAATACCCAGGCCTAGTTGGAACTTTAACAAACATGAATAAATTTTCAGATGGGATATATCTTTCATCAGTAGCTTGTGattgattatatatacaaataacaGTATTACATGTTTAATTGTCTGGGAAATGCAGGAGAAATACTTGTACTGCACATTCGATGTTcttttaaagaatatatattttatttaaaatgtatgaccagcatgattttaatttttaaagaatgCATGGCTATAACTTAGACGAcgttgtttaaaataaatagatgaCGGTCCTTATCAGTTTAATTTAAGAGTAGAAACGGGAAGGTGAAGAAGACAAATAGTTCCTTTTACAGTTGGACCAATAGAACTGGGATGGGCACATAAAGTGGGTCCTATGTTTATACTATTGGGCTGTCACGGCCCATCTTTAAAGTGTCAAATCATCCACGACATAGACGGTGACAAATGGAGAAAATGTTCGCCGGCCAAGATTGTGACCACGTCATCGAAACTTCTGAATGTTCCACCTGTCAAAgctttttttttcgtttttgttttgaacaaCTCCACCTGTCAAAGCTACCGTCAAAAATTACgatcttttgttttatttttgtttgcgCGTAATCATGAATCCGCCACACCAAAAGAAGCTATTCCAACTCTATTAGGCGAGACTAGTCTTAGTTTCATACTACATATCAATGTCTGAGGAACACGTTTCAGATATACACACAAACAGATTTTGATTCATAGTCTGTCTCCTCTATgccaaaataaaagtttaaagcTGGAAATGTTGAATTCTACTATATGTTATCACACTAACGCTTATTATCTGTCTACTAGTAGTGGCCTAGTAGTGAAAGCTTGAGGAGAAGTAAAACCGCTCTCTTTTGATTTTTACATATCAAATTTGTGTTTGGACTTTTAAAGTGGTGGGGAACTGGGGATTGTATGTGTTAGTTTTATTTGTAGGCCGACGACCCAACgaaataaatacattataaattactctaataatatatttattggtTTGCTCCTCGTAACGgctgagtatttttttttgtttcataatgaATATACTTTCATAAAAACTCCCACTCACGTTAATCAAACTCAATGCGATAATACTTTCATAAACATCGAATTTCATGTATTTCGAAATAGGAAAGATATCCTTTtgactttttttctttgttctgaAAATATAAACCTAACAGCAAGAATCTATACAGTATGCTTAACAAGGGCCACAGTTCCAGTCAACAAAAAGTAGACGGCATAAGCTTATCTACTAGCCTGTAACTAATCACGTGTCTTCACTTAACAGTCCTCATTTTTACTATTGGAGTCGCATcctataaattttgatttcatTTAGTATTCTAAAGAACATCAGTTTCTCTCTTGATACGCTTTCTTAATACCTTTTTTAATTTAGAATTATTTACAAATCAGGATTGAATGTGGACCATTAAAGCAACTCAATCCCGACAATGAACAGCTCCAACAATGCCTACGTTGTCGACAAGAACAAGAGTGCCGTGCCTCAGCAAGAATCTTAGAATCATGTATGCCTCCTGAACAAGACCACTACCTGCCAATCGCAAACGTCACAAGGATCATGCGTAACATCTTACCATCGGAAGCCAGAATCTCTGAAGAGGCCAAAGAAAATATTCGAATATGCGCCACCGAGTATATTAGCTTTGTGACCGCTGAAGCTAACGATATTTGCCAATCTGAGCGACGTACGACAATAACTGCTGGCGATATCCTTTCGGCTATGAGCAAGCCTGGGTTCGAAGATTACGTTGGACCACTCAGTGTGTTCATTAATCGGTACCGTCACTTCGAGACCGATCCTGGGTGTTGTTCACTCAGAGGTGAGTCATCGTTGTTTGATCCGGCCTATGGAGGAAGTGGTATTGGGTTTCACGGTCCATCACCTCATGGCCCACCACCGCTTTGTCCACTACCTTATGGCCCACTACTGCATGGTCCTCCACCTCATGGCCCACCTCCTCCGGTTCCTAATGGATTACGGTTTGTTGGATCAGTCTATGGTAATGGGTGGTGGCGTTCGGTACTACCCAAACAGGTCGGGTCAGGATGGAACTACTGGTGATGGTGGATCTTCATCTTCTATGACAGGAATGCCGTTTTGTGACCATTGTGGTCAGTACAAGTGAAGACAAAAATTTCTTGATTCTCTGCATCCTATTTAAATTACATGTTGCATGTTTACATGTTTGAATACATAATAATTACGTCTAATTAAGCATTTATGTTCTCTTTAcctaaagaaaaagaaaaaaaatatatatattgttgcaTCTTTGAAGAAAAGTCTTAGTTTCCAAAGTTCGATTTCAATACTTTTGACAATTGATTTCAAAATAATTCATTTGGGAGATGGTATAAATCTGcatttttgttgaaaaatatattagttggaAATCGTAACTAAACATAATATGTAAAGATGCAacaatatagtttttttttctttagataaAGCAATTGGCATTGATAGAAGACTAGAAACACCCTCTTTAAAAGCCAACATATAGAACATGTAAAGACTCTAGGAATATGTACAAACCACACTATGTTAGGAAGCTATATTACTTAAAGACAACCTCATATTCTTAAGTAACCAAGGTTAAAAGTTTTAACTATTGTTAAATAACCTCGATAAAGCAATTGGCATTGATAGAAGACTAGAAATACCCTCTTTAAAAGCCAACATAGAACATGTAAAGACTCTAGGAATATGTACAAACCATACCACACTATGTTAGGAAACTATATTACTTAAAGACAACCTCATATTCTTAACCAAGGTTAAATTTTTGAGCTTTAGTTAAATAACCTTGATGAACCCCATTCCTCCTCTTAGCTTACTACATATCCTCAAGTTTTCTCCTCAGGATTTCCTAAAACTTTGTTCTTAAGTCAGAAATGGATGATGGTGGTCCTTACAACCGTCGAGCAGCTCCCACTATGATAATCGCACTCATCGTCATATTCAACACACTCGGACCAATTCTTGCACCACCAACTAATCTCAACGCATCAAATCCAACACCAGGAATGACAGAAGCTGAGTTTCGAGTCAAACAAGTAGCAACAAAGATCTTTTGGGTGTTAAACAACTCAGCGTTTGCGTTAGGTCTCGCGGCAGCGTTAGTACAAGTCGGGAAACTTGTAGGACACGGAACAAGTGAAGTTTGCGAAAAAGTCTCTTTCATGCTTGTGATGGTCGCTCTTCTCCTTATGTCGTTTGCGGTAGTGTGCGCCGTTGTTGTTAGGCTTTATCCTTCTTCGTTGCTTTCTGATTTCTCCCTAGTTCAAGGTCTGTTTCTTCTGATATCTACCTATTTCTGCTCTTGCGTGTTCATTGCGGAGATTCTTGGATGAGATcacaaatcatatttttatgtaagTTCATTAGTATAGTAATTcgtattttcaattttttggtCAATTCGTATTTTCATTCTATATACTTTGAGTTTgtgttatgttttattttgttggatatatgatatattttgcCTAATCAtcaaaagctttcttctttg
The nucleotide sequence above comes from Raphanus sativus cultivar WK10039 unplaced genomic scaffold, ASM80110v3 Scaffold0430, whole genome shotgun sequence. Encoded proteins:
- the LOC108838231 gene encoding nuclear transcription factor Y subunit B-9-like, with product MPPEQDHYLPIANVTRIMRNILPSEARISEEAKENIRICATEYISFVTAEANDICQSERRTTITAGDILSAMSKPGFEDYVGPLSVFINRYRHFETDPGCCSLRGESSLFDPAYGGSGIGFHGPSPHGPPPLCPLPYGPLLHGPPPHGPPPPVPNGLRFVGSVYGNGWWRSVLPKQVGSGWNYW
- the LOC108837533 gene encoding uncharacterized protein LOC108837533; protein product: MDDLVEQGRPPGDPPDMTGSWVKKVTGSNAGGMPNPEELIDDAFVSERVRLELPNGEEGEPVITIEQEVLEAMNGLWKHCMIVKVLGRVTSIAALIRKLREMWKPKGSMYVMDLPRQYFMIRFGDEDEYLAALAGGPWRVFGSYLVVQAWTPSFDPLSDDIVTTPVWIRLANIPINFYHKSILMGIAKALGKPVKVDLTTLNFERARFARICVEVNLQKPLKGSILINGDRYFVSYEGLPQICSSCGMFGHLVHMCPKVIQERAAIERASQEQRIISVDVHQSINGNPGRTRQADDGFTPVRNKSGKRGESSRSKTAAGNQREGSGRNLREIPQNKETPNILVSNSFGRLMEDLESPEIRQEAVGQGENKENEIIKENANIQIHKNQTMSVNRESGVIFSAGNSNETRPKVNPLAVKKNGGSYKGPDNKITKPKSVVKSRPMRGLVFGPTGGGIELSSNGKRLRVEKENLGRAGGPFLQDCSVRIDGDLPQLAEGFTESNPTMGVVDANLEKDAGMQEAPLETTESHEA